In Podospora pseudocomata strain CBS 415.72m chromosome 4, whole genome shotgun sequence, the genomic stretch TGCAGCCAATCATGAGCTTGCCTTTGATACGGTAAGGCTTATCGCAAGGCCCCCATTCAAGAGCCTTGCAGCAGCACCTTGAGAGCTTCTCCAAATTCACAGAAGATCATTTGAGCACACTTACAATGACATGGATGTCTTATTCTTAGGTCTTCATTCTCGCCAATTGAATTTGTCTACCTCTCAACCATTTATGGCACAGTTATTCCATGATAcgcacaccaacaacagcagcgacGGGACGTTTGCCCGATGGCTTCGCCCGCATTTTTTATCTCTAGCATCAATTCGACTTGAGTAGAAATACCAATCTGAAGTTGACCACCTTGTACTCGAAACCACACCACCTTCGCTGCATGGGCTGACTCAAACAGCACCTAGTATACGGGCCGCGatgatcttctcctccaatGGTTATCTTGCCGACGGGAGGCTTCACAGGTCATTACTCCGGATCGCCCACAGCATGAAGTGCGCAGTGACTATCAATGACTCTACTGAACGAAAGCTAAGATTACTGGCCAGCTCCCCATCGACACCTTCCAATTCGAAATTCGGGATGGCGTTTGTGCAGCCGGAATCGCAGAAAAAGTGAAGATCGCAAAACTCTCTCAATCGTGGCTGGTTACAGCACATCAAGAACCCCGCAAAGACGACCGGTATAGCCTTGAGCAACTTTGATCACGCATTACGAAGACCAGCAAGCCGAGCCGACAGCAACGACGCGGAAGTAAGAGACTTCTTCCGGGCTGCGCGATGTGCGCCGGTCCCCTGTTTCGCTTCGCTTCAGACACAAGCCGTGAAGTATACGTAGAGATATCTGATGCCGTTAGGCCTATAAGAGGCGGACACGCGTATTCCGAAGCTATGTGACGCTGAAAAGCTTCTTTCAATCTTCATCAGATGGCCACAAGACAGTCAGGCATGCTGTGCTCCTCAAAGCTGGACTTCCACCAATCGATGCCTCGAATGGAGGAACCGTccctcatcttcaacggCGCTGACCCTGGCCTCAGATCCCTGGTCCAGGCCCTCTTGGGGGTCCAAGCAGGGGGAAGCACCAGCCACTGACGCTGCGCAAGATTGTTTCGGTCTTGAAACACCCTTGGTCACTTGTCTCTCATCTTTCGGTACTCTATCTGTCCATGTACACCAGGACGAAGCAGCAACCCTCTCTCGACTCGTCTGCGTAACCGGCCGATAACGAAAGTCCAAGATGAACTTTTGGGACAAAACAGATGGGCAGACTCGACCATCTCTCTGCAGGGGACAGGAAATGTCCCGAATGAAATGCAAGGCCCAAGATAGCGTCGTCGCTTTGGTCGCTTGAACGGGTCAAAAATTTCTTTCCAAAATATTCTCAAGTCTGAAGAGGCCGGCGGAAGCTGCCGCCTTCTACGGCGGGGGCCAGTAAGATGGACGAATTCCCCCACGTGGAGGCACTATCCGTCTCAGAGGTCAAAACTTTTGGACCAAGAACATGAATGCTACTCTCCCGACGGTACTGCAGATGCAGAGGAAACGACATGCCTATCCGCCGAATCACGGTTGCTGTAGAAAGTTCTCGCACGCGTGAGGTAGGAGGTTTGTCCTCAAGATATTATCCCAGAGGGCGTGTCAAGTGGCAACACGACTTCTTGTCACGCAATGCGAGTCAGTATTTCACCAAAGCTCTCTCTTGGCTTTAGACCGTTTTACGTAGCACCAAGACAACGGCAAGCCACGACGGGCATATTATCATACAATCCTAACTTGGCACTCAAAGCTATGAAGCCGTTCCCGtcccgcctcttcctctgctgtCCATCGTCGAAGGGGACCGATGGCCGGAGGGAAGACCGGCAGCTACGGAGCTTGATCAGTCAGTTCTGTACTCTGTGCAGACAATGGGTAGATCTGATCTTGAGATCTCAATTCCCAAGCGAAGGgtggaaaaaagaaggacAAGCCTTTCTGCGATGCTTCCTAGCGCCCTACCTGTACGGAATAGGTAACTGTGATCGTGTGTTAAGTATGTACACAGACTCGGTTGGACGGGTTCACGGACACACAACCGAGGAGAGTTGGTCGCGATAAGCTTTTTGCCAGGGACTCCTTGTGGTTTCGGTGCATCTGCAAGCGGAGGGACGCACTCGACGCACTCTGCAGTATGTGCTACCATGTGCCATGTCCCTGCCCAGACGAACCCAGCCCCAATTTGTGGCCGTAGGGGTCCACTAAACGGCATGGTACCCCACCAGCGTCGCAGTAGGTACGGGTACCTGTAGACTCTTCCAAGCTTACAAGGTTGAACAAAGTACTGATGACACCTGCCGAGCCCGAGGGAACTGGCAGGCTCTTGTTCTTCGCCTCCCTCCGGTTCCAGCACAAGCGTTGGTTCCAGGTTTATCACTTGCTCAGAAACCCAAATTCTTGCCCAGAGAGGTCTCTTTCAGCATCCCCAATTCCCTCTGTTTCTTCTCTTCGACACTAATTGCTTCGAGTCGAGTCAAATCGACCGCTGCGGCTGAAACAATTCCAGAATCATCGGTAGCTTACCCGGTACCAAAACAATCGAGAGCGCTGCCCTGCCGACTGTACCCGCCCTTGCATAGGATTCGTCAATTTGTCGTCATCGCCCACTGAACCACCGCTTCCCCAAGCATCTTTTGTGAAACTGGCATATAGGTATTATCGGGGCATTTGTTTTCTTGCAAGACATCTGGAATCCCCTACAAGTCAAGAGAGGAATGAAATACGGGGAGCAGTTTGAACAGGAGTCTGTTCCGCAATGGAGCCTTTGTAAGTTTGCAAACCCGCCACAACCGCCGCCTCTCGAAACCACATCTTCTAACCTGCGCCGACATGGCAGATAACATTGACTACAACTCTCTAAAACACCACATCAAAACGCACACGACAAAGGACCAAGCGACGGCCATAGCGATCCCGGGACACCAAGACACCGCCCTCAGCAAGTTCGAGGAAAGCTTCTACGGCGAGCTGTGTCGCCAACATGACCGAGTCGACCTCTTCGTCTCCAGCAAGGCTGACGAGATCTCGCGGCGCCTCCAGCACTCGTCCAATCAGATTCACCGCCTAATAGTACACTGCGCAACATCAGGCCGGAGCACCATCTCGATCAAACGACAGCGGCGGTTTGTCAGGTACGAGCAGGAACTCCTCCAGTGCGGCGACGACATCCGCTCCCTGCGGCGCTTTGTCGACGCGCAGATCGTGGCGTTCCGCAAGATACTCAAAAAGTACAGAAAATGGACCGGGTCGTCGACGCTGGGGACACGCTTCAGGGACAACGTCTTGTCGCACCCCAAAAGCTTCACGCGGTGCGACTTTTCGCACTTGCAGGCCAGGTATGACGACTTGCTGGTCACGCTTCGGGCAGCATCGCCTGCCTACATGAGCGGGATTGGCTCCCCGACCCCCGAGCCGACGGTCGACCCGCGCGATCGGCAGAGCTCCCCGAGCGAGGCGACGGTTGTGAGCGGGTCACAGGTGGTGTACTGGAATGAGTACGACTGCGGAAGCGAGGCGGGGGACAACGGCAGGAGGGATGAGGATTATGCTATTTATATTGACCCGAACGAGGACATGAGCTTCCCCGGCATGAAGGCTCTTGGGAATCTTTTCTCCAACCCGGTCAAGAAGTTGAACTCAGCCTGGATGTCGATTCGATCGGTGCGGTCGAGGGAGTCTCCCTTGAGCGATGATATCGAGCGCGGACCACTCTTGCCGACTGACTCGACCGTTTCGACGTACGGTTCGACTCGTGCGAAGCCATTCTCTACCGAGCCGAGCTACTTTACGATACCGCCTGGCAGTAGGGGTGGCCAGTCCGACActgatgtggaggaggatgccaaCTACTCCAACCGCCACAGTCGGAGGGGGTCGTATGGGTATGCTTCCTCGGAAGATCAGTTTCCTACCGGCTATCGTCCTCACTATGCTGCTCTGCCGAGCATCAATGACCAGCGCATTGAGCAGTACAGGGAAAACATGTTTTTCTGGATCACGTGGGGCTGCTACGCTGTTGCGTATGTCTTGATGGGGATTGCGACTGTGCTCATCACGGCGGGGCGTAACAAGAAGCGGCTTGAGGTGGACGCGGGTGTGACGCTGGGCATCATGACTTCTCTGGGGCTGGCATGTGCGGCGATTTGTATGACGGTGGCCAGGCAGGaaaggatgggatgggttgggctggtggcgACGTGGATTGCGTTTGCGGGGATATGTGCGGCCAACGGGGTGttgcttgtgcttgtggttgGGAATGCTCCTCTATGATCAAAGTctgagggaaggggtgatAGCCTGATGATCTTGAGACGAGagatctctttttttttcccctctttttcttctctttggtATTGGGTCATTTTGTATATAACTGTACGGGTTGCGCATTACATCGGATGGGGTCTCCTGGGTGAGGGAGGCTGTTTTCCGCCATGGGAGCAAAGGTTGCATGATACCAGGTTGGTTTTTtcttattttctttttgagtATACAAAGGCGGCATACAtttggtggggaaggggggcgcTTTGAAGGGTAAAGCAAAGCGGGATATTGTTGAGATGGTTAGCTGTACCTTTTGTGTATGTAATAGTAACAACAGCAGCGGTTTTGTCATTCACTCTCATATAAGACGAAGACTTGTTGTGTGAGCAAGCAATCCAACCCCCACTTCACGAACGAAACCGATTGAATTTCCCCTCATCCACTTAAACGGTCCCTCACTTAAACCCCGCGCTTCACATTCCACCAACAATCCAACAAACATTTCAGAGCTTTTCAACACCCTGGTTATTGAATGacctcacctctctctcttacCTCCATACTAACTAACTAACCCCtgacttttttttgtttctgtttcCACAATGAGCGACGAAGaccgccccagcagcagcagcagcaaaagggcGTCCCTCCTCAGGCTCAAGTCCAAGGTGAAGGAAGTGAAACAAGTCGTCATGTCCTCCCAGCTACCGCAGACGCACTACAAGAAGGAGGTGACGCGGCCGACTCGGCTGACGGGGCTGTTTCCTAATACAACCAACCCGATTGTGTTCTCTGCGCCGATGCTAGGGACGGCGAACGGGAGGTTGGCGGCCGAGGTGAGCAAGGCGGGGGGGTTTGGTATGTTtcccccttctctctctctgtcaatgtgaaaagggggtgctgctgctgatgatgatgatggtggtgatgatgatagggTTCATCCCCGCGGGATATAACTTCAACCCCGAATCCGGACCGGATCATCTAGggcagttgggggaggagctgaaAATCGCGAGGAAGGTGCTGGATTTGGAGCAGGCGACGCTGACGGCTGTcccggtgggggtggggttcATTCTTTGTCATGAGAGTGCGAGGACGCATTTCATCGAGAGGGCTATTCCCGTTTTGCAGGAGTATTCCCCCCAGGCGGTGTGGCTTTTTGCTccgagggtggaggatgtggaggggggggtggtgagggggattATTGACGTGTTGCATGATAATGGGTTTGTGGTTTTTTACCAGGTCGGGACGGTAAAGGCGGTGAAAGAGGCAGTTAGGGATGGGGcggatgtggttgttgctcAGGGGACGGATGCGGGGGGGCATCAGTTTGCTAGGGGGGCGGGGACGATAAGTtttttgagggaggtggtggaggttgttaagggggagaaggagaggacggggagggaggtggaggttgtgggggcggggggggttgtggatgggaggggggtggtggctgcgTTGGCTTTGGGTGAGTACCCAGTTGGGATTGAGAGAGAAGGGGACGGGGGCTGACTAGAGGGTTATACAGGGGCTGATGCGGTTGTTATGGGGACGAGGGTGAGTTTTGAGCTTCGGGGTGTGACATGGAATGAGGCTGACAAGGAGACAGTTCATTCTCGCTGAGGAGGCGACGACGCCAAAGTTTAAGCAGGAGCTGATTGCAAAGACAACGGACGGGGCCTCGTCAACTTTCAAGTAAGAATAGCAGTTGTGGAAATCTTTTGGGGGTCAGGGCTGACATGACGACAGACATACGGTCATGGACGACATTCAGGGCACCACCATCTGGCCAAAGATCTATGACGGCCGAGCCATTGTTGGGGGTTCGGTTGAGGACCATCTTAACGGGGTGCCAGTGGAGGACAACATCCGGCTATTCAAGGAAGCTGCAGAGAAGGGCGAGACGGACAGGACGATTACTTGGGCGTAAGTACGCACGGCAGTTTTAGAAACGGAATATATTGCTAACAGTCATCAGTGGAAGCGGCGTGGGATTGGTCAGCAAGATCCAGCCGGCCGGTGAGATTGTCAAGGAAGTGCGCGAAGAAGCGCTTCAACGCATCAAGGAATTGCAAACATTGTTTTAAACGCCTATTTTCGTGTATAACCATAGATCATCAACGCATTTCTAAACCAACGCCGCTCGCTCGTCTGTTTATGTACATTTCATTCGTCACACATCATCTTACAAATCCTCCTTCGCGCCAGTCTGCTTCTCTACCGCCGgctcaccctcgccatctctGGAGTAGACCTTCTTTCCCGCAACCCAGgtctccctcaccttcaagAACCTgatttcttcctcccctACCTTCAAAACATCCtcgtccatcaccacccaatcGGCgaatcccccctccctgaTCAcaccggccttcttctcccaaaACGCCGCGTGGGCAGGGCCCCTGGTAAACCCGTCAAATGCCTGCCGCACGCTCAACCCTTCCTGCTCTTTATACCACCCACCTTCCCACCCTGGCGGCCCAATGCCTGTATGTGGACTCTTCCTCGTAACTGCAGCATATACTCCCTCAAAGGGATTCGGCGGCTCCACGGGGAAGTCACTCCCCAGCACCGGCGGCCCAACATCCCACATGGACCTCATCCTGTACGCCTCCTTCGCGATCCTTTCCTTACCCAGCCGTTCCTCCGCATAGGCCATATCAGAAGTAGCGTGGGTAGGCTGGATGCTGGGTATGATTCCCAGCTCTCTCATCCGGGCTTGATCGTCTGGGTGAATGATTTGTGCGTGCTCGATGCGGAAACGGCAGCTGATCTGCTGGCACATCTTGGGTGGGATGCCGTAAGGGCAGACCTCGAGGTCGTCGAGGGCCGTGGCTAAGGAGTCAATGGCGTGGAGGTTGGCCAGGTCACCGATGGCGTGGATGTTGACTTGATACTTGGCCTTTGCCcaggagagggcgagggagtggagggTGCTGGCATTGACGAGGAGAGAGCCAGAGGTAGAAGGACGGTCCGAGTAAGGGTCGATCATGGCGCTGCCCCAGGAACCGAGGGCACCATCTGTTTTCTGTCAGCAATcctaaaaaaaaacaaaaaaaacaacagaGACATACCAGCAAAAAGCTTCAcactccccaccctcaaccaccccccttccaaaTCCACCTTCCTTGCCACCTCTGGACAGAAAGTATTTCTCTCCGGGCACTCAACCATGGCATACACCCTCACCGTCCACTCCTCTTTGTccttcaccatctcctcatAGAGATCAATATCCCTCGGCAGCACACCCGCATCATGCATCCCCACCAGTCCAACTTTGTTCAACTCCCTCATCGCACTGCCCACGaacttctttttctgggcGGCGTTTGGTTTGGGCCACAAACCAGTAACAATATCCATAGCATTATCACAAAACACGCCCATCCCCGGCTCCCTCACAATCTCCCCCCCTGGAACCCCCCCAGGCAATTTGTCTATATCAATCAAATCCAGAACCGCCTGCGAAACCCAAGTACAGTGCACATCCACCCGATCCAGCATAAAGAACTTATCCCTcaactcctcatcatcactcagcCAGTCCTATCCCTTTCTCGTCagcgcccccccccctccctttttcttATGTGTAAAAGTGTAACTCACAGCAGTAggcatcccctccctcaacaacccctgatcccaccccacccccctaacCCAATTCCCCCTTGatccaaccccgccctccccctttcgTGACTCTAAATACTTTTTTATTCTCGctttcacctcctccttcgacCTGGCCCCAAACAAATCCACCCCGTGCAAAAACTCGCCATATTGTAACAAATGTCCGTGTCCGTCCCACAATCCGGGGAGTACATACCCTTTCCTCTtgttctcttctcctttgcTGGAAAAAACACGGGTTATGAGGCCAGTGGAGGGGTCAACACCGAGGCAGTtcccttgctcctcctctgtcCTGTCAGGGGcaaaggaggtggtgatggggtggtcGTAGCAGTGGAttatctcctcctcttccgtaGCGGTTACCCAGGCGAGAAAGGTTGTGAGAGAAGAGGTGTATTTATCCCGAGTGTAAACAACGTCAACAGGGAGCTGGTAGACCACCATCTCAGCCAACTGCACCGGTCCATGACGGTACAGCAGGGCGGACAACAGCCCCGCCAAAGCGAGGGTTGCCAGCCCCAGCAGGAGACGGAGGGGTGATAAGGCCATGAATCGCTTCTCTCTTGTCCCAGGTATCCTAATTCAAGGTAGACGTCACAAGCggaaggggtggtttgaGAAATTATACAGGAAttttttttataaaaaaaaaaaaaaaagtcaacGTCAGGTCGAAATCAAGCTGCACCTCCAGGAAGTctcgtctccaccaccaaaccctcggCCCGCCTGCAGACACCGACTGATCGGCGACGGGCCGATGCTCGTCGGGCTCTGCCTGCCGCCCTTTGCATTTGAAGACATTAATTATACCCCCAGATGAGCAGTGAACTCGATACATGAAGAGAGCATTTTAACACTGACTCATATTCAATAAAATGCATGCTAAACAGCTAGCTAGCCAAAGTTTACAGATAACCccctctcgctctcttccCCGCTGGTCAACAAGTAACCTAGCCGTTTACAGCTTATTCATCCCCCCAAACTTGATGATTGatcctccctcatccaccaacaCCCATGCGTGTTTCTATACTTACAAttttccccctccatcacccccccccccaccttcttccaccacacaacacaaacatCACCCGGTGAAGAGCTTTGAAAATGAATGatgcctcccctcccccccttaACCTTAACCCAACCAATGTAGTATGGAAAAAgacacaagaaaaaaagaacaatCCACTTCAGCACGTTCATTATGCTtgacctctctctctctctctctctttcacacacacacacacacacacagcccGAAGGATACCTTCCCTTACCCTACTACCCGCTCGCCCTTCCCTAAACAACATATTGACCACCGAaaaaacaacatcaaacacccTCAGCCCTCCCTTCTCCAAAACACCGCAAAACAAAATTACTCCTGTCCGAA encodes the following:
- a CDS encoding hypothetical protein (EggNog:ENOG503P1V4; COG:E), which translates into the protein MSDEDRPSSSSSKRASLLRLKSKVKEVKQVVMSSQLPQTHYKKEVTRPTRLTGLFPNTTNPIVFSAPMLGTANGRLAAEVSKAGGFGFIPAGYNFNPESGPDHLGQLGEELKIARKVLDLEQATLTAVPVGVGFILCHESARTHFIERAIPVLQEYSPQAVWLFAPRVEDVEGGVVRGIIDVLHDNGFVVFYQVGTVKAVKEAVRDGADVVVAQGTDAGGHQFARGAGTISFLREVVEVVKGEKERTGREVEVVGAGGVVDGRGVVAALALGADAVVMGTRFILAEEATTPKFKQELIAKTTDGASSTFKHTVMDDIQGTTIWPKIYDGRAIVGGSVEDHLNGVPVEDNIRLFKEAAEKGETDRTITWAGSGVGLVSKIQPAGEIVKEVREEALQRIKELQTLF
- a CDS encoding hypothetical protein (EggNog:ENOG503NWNU) — its product is MKYGEQFEQESVPQWSLYNIDYNSLKHHIKTHTTKDQATAIAIPGHQDTALSKFEESFYGELCRQHDRVDLFVSSKADEISRRLQHSSNQIHRLIVHCATSGRSTISIKRQRRFVRYEQELLQCGDDIRSLRRFVDAQIVAFRKILKKYRKWTGSSTLGTRFRDNVLSHPKSFTRCDFSHLQARYDDLLVTLRAASPAYMSGIGSPTPEPTVDPRDRQSSPSEATVVSGSQVVYWNEYDCGSEAGDNGRRDEDYAIYIDPNEDMSFPGMKALGNLFSNPVKKLNSAWMSIRSVRSRESPLSDDIERGPLLPTDSTVSTYGSTRAKPFSTEPSYFTIPPGSRGGQSDTDVEEDANYSNRHSRRGSYGYASSEDQFPTGYRPHYAALPSINDQRIEQYRENMFFWITWGCYAVAYVLMGIATVLITAGRNKKRLEVDAGVTLGIMTSLGLACAAICMTVARQERMGWVGLVATWIAFAGICAANGVLLVLVVGNAPL
- a CDS encoding hypothetical protein (COG:G; EggNog:ENOG503NXIW), which gives rise to MALSPLRLLLGLATLALAGLLSALLYRHGPVQLAEMVVYQLPVDVVYTRDKYTSSLTTFLAWVTATEEEEIIHCYDHPITTSFAPDRTEEEQGNCLGVDPSTGLITRVFSSKGEENKRKGYVLPGLWDGHGHLLQYGEFLHGVDLFGARSKEEVKARIKKYLESRKGEGGVGSRGNWVRGVGWDQGLLREGMPTADWLSDDEELRDKFFMLDRVDVHCTWVSQAVLDLIDIDKLPGGVPGGEIVREPGMGVFCDNAMDIVTGLWPKPNAAQKKKFVGSAMRELNKVGLVGMHDAGVLPRDIDLYEEMVKDKEEWTVRVYAMVECPERNTFCPEVARKVDLEGGWLRVGSVKLFADGALGSWGSAMIDPYSDRPSTSGSLLVNASTLHSLALSWAKAKYQVNIHAIGDLANLHAIDSLATALDDLEVCPYGIPPKMCQQISCRFRIEHAQIIHPDDQARMRELGIIPSIQPTHATSDMAYAEERLGKERIAKEAYRMRSMWDVGPPVLGSDFPVEPPNPFEGVYAAVTRKSPHTGIGPPGWEGGWYKEQEGLSVRQAFDGFTRGPAHAAFWEKKAGVIREGGFADWVVMDEDVLKVGEEEIRFLKVRETWVAGKKVYSRDGEGEPAVEKQTGAKEDL